A DNA window from Leptolyngbya sp. KIOST-1 contains the following coding sequences:
- a CDS encoding alpha/beta fold hydrolase, protein MAVSVLPAAATGLSDPTSIQLAARVQVAPIATPLGEVAIPTAHVPAENDQASQPPMLLIHGFDSSLFEFRRLLPLLTTPTWAVDLLGFGFSDRALCPKLSPGAIKLHLHSFWQQLIDRPVVLVGASMGGAAAIDFALTYPEAVAGLVLIDAAGFAAGPAMGNLMVPPLDSWATAFLRNPRVRRSISRQAYFDKTLVTPDAELCAALHLDCPRWKEALIAFTKSGGYNFLSAKIDQISCPTLIVWGEQDKILGTKDAHRFEAAIAASKLVWIPQCGHVPHLENPQATAAALLPFVEQLT, encoded by the coding sequence ATGGCTGTTTCTGTCTTGCCCGCCGCCGCTACGGGGCTGAGTGACCCCACCTCGATCCAGCTGGCGGCCCGGGTGCAGGTTGCGCCGATCGCAACGCCCCTGGGGGAAGTGGCCATTCCCACCGCCCACGTGCCGGCGGAGAACGATCAGGCCAGCCAGCCCCCCATGCTGCTGATCCACGGGTTCGACAGCTCGCTGTTTGAGTTCCGTCGCCTGCTGCCGCTGCTGACCACCCCTACCTGGGCTGTGGACCTGCTGGGGTTTGGCTTCAGCGATCGCGCCCTCTGCCCCAAGCTATCTCCCGGTGCCATCAAGCTGCACCTGCACAGCTTTTGGCAGCAGCTAATCGACCGTCCGGTGGTGCTGGTGGGCGCGTCCATGGGGGGGGCCGCCGCCATCGACTTTGCCCTCACCTATCCCGAGGCCGTGGCTGGACTGGTGCTAATCGACGCGGCAGGCTTTGCCGCTGGCCCCGCCATGGGCAACCTGATGGTGCCGCCGCTCGATAGCTGGGCCACGGCCTTTTTGCGTAACCCCAGGGTGCGCCGCAGCATCAGTCGCCAGGCCTACTTCGACAAAACCCTGGTCACCCCGGATGCTGAACTCTGCGCCGCCCTGCACCTGGATTGCCCCCGGTGGAAGGAGGCGCTGATTGCCTTTACCAAAAGCGGTGGCTACAACTTTTTGAGCGCCAAAATTGATCAAATTAGCTGCCCTACTCTGATCGTTTGGGGGGAGCAGGACAAGATCCTGGGCACCAAGGACGCGCACCGGTTTGAAGCTGCGATCGCCGCCAGCAAGCTGGTCTGGATTCCCCAGTGCGGCCATGTCCCCCACCTGGAGAACCCCCAGGCGACCGCCGCCGCCCTGCTCCCCTTTGTGGAGCAGCTGACTTAG